A DNA window from Anastrepha obliqua isolate idAnaObli1 chromosome 5, idAnaObli1_1.0, whole genome shotgun sequence contains the following coding sequences:
- the LOC129247321 gene encoding serine-rich adhesin for platelets-like, which produces MEHLDLAGVINTPVMWNMSAFDQQDAIYLSNSRQMLEPILEETSEDEEHAQNSWNQYEQSREHFWSSAESETGSVIRVEISKDPDSISERDFVCPAKRARRCDDFIIGGQLSSAAQSTAQQPSQVQAASGTNDDTVLLRRTQRPIDTNEANSNSLERFLAYEACTRDSWGQQSLQVLPQRNSTGSRRFDEYSDSDSISYHSLSRSSSLIQFESLERQLQLQEQHASMSSLGNSSPSLLSFDDARSTGALNGEDGVRSGANSGSNSGSNSRRGSQSSLLKRFESSDGRLHQTYFDLDKLSFDDDQRVIFGANKANLMEATVGEVKSDSESSTSSDSSSGNSILTASKPSAEDLTDSSSTAFTRAGRIIAFQRAGKSSAENLSEDSGYCEPSTLRRTKSKSIPNNFEKFCEEEEEFQQYDYASERHAVEDVDSVTKTTHQQQQHSKNIINNHNHINSNNNNIHGDAASTKHYVVEHDICQPKINDATFVVATDDETALNAPTTPPPLPTSSLPPAINREGGEHAEMDDSEGDVGHVEECDEEHDVDTEAFGSRHVSACPRYERVKNSPTREAATACLLLEQRRSLAHSPSPVASDVSSSSASSASSGSSCGTTRSSTSASTCASAASFTWLPTPKQLQLQQHQLQLQLERTQRQTSASAKLELLAAQQRSTLENFCASLRNSLPDIRDALGTITCNTVIETNFPILSEKHNGSDVSDANGHGLEHLRSETKTPERERIDTERSDGSTRRPTHNLDDSDFSTTSPSASASARESHSDETDNESTPEARKRQRVYNNGSGGGSGVPESSSVGGFSGYVSSGRRISSVPSELNKLGRKKRVSTRYRHSKSSPEEDAATETSPSNSSADEAEDEDFFDPAASFKIRRSCSWSERRERNLQRFEAAFGSRAQREGSRSWVTQSLGYMNASYQDLTQLDYSGKQLEGGIQQQSNLKRCSDYVASDCDRDTGSDDMDTPKSTATADYENIICKGNFLLDELSQIYDRNASILNDKPIGAEEQLLLPKTDDIVDRPSCSPRAPPRQRKHSNSSYSDLDSVGGSVGCADEQVVGPTAQHVQLTIRKPPARQKHARKSEATHSLISDAQLFASETTTTNTSTMAHSKTFDQDPTNLHTSYTQSLEKCNFDPKELSNTELNKSNSIPKRRFHSQTNTTKQRNMVSSTPNLNAYDPHADEVEDDMYVSSAHTSMHQLPQATAQKPLGILLPAGSRTSFSKEVSFCPVVSQYSWQEQSSEEYAEQHQHQQQQSANAPTDEQQEDTDDELLDNADATVIQNTRVNEMIAARYAVELKNALTVGNASKSVAQIRAVPIEKVRALIIVKERQAAEERARERARLQEREQLEESAQHTESAEKTMHKVIDYSAETKGEALKLDSNAPADVAATATAVGYNETVDAETVNVSHKSTIIDATTNFIKAEQTTVVEEEANNEINNDAQTNRNSSFSGASWSGASFNDNASNSNSAASGKEQTRPLSIHLPILSEPPTNRAHHILYASQQLLDNFERRESEQYYNQNNVNKCESALGGSEGVADRRTKSVGNLSVAQTTRYRMSNATVGMGGQSGSGSGTAAANNNNDLLNKKFKDEKHPSSKGFLSRFAHGLRFSLRRKNKKQLQQQQQQQQQQHEQQVSDQNGMTAAADKSTMRKSFGKSATLPQLKQQQQQRQASVQQLSTTPNKAKRTSAQSGADYIYIPLKGPIPPAGTQPPPPSATVSANGGNSATLPANFSPADAQIGAKGQQTATPNNNNSATNTNTNSSAINSNRSGSDKSDMRAITDKNGEPLVTGKPPKPYRYGTIPSTTSSTTIITKYFGSGRRQGGGGVPAHAHKDGNGKANATNFKSRSQFYTDFLDAERSYYDDEEIEKQLDAGLQANDNAVTTTPNDAPANANDSNVSEIALQQQQTLNQENLRETDNSSESASVIVEYETPSRAQQSAQVAYSLPGVTRETVMLLTTGTTGSGVTVGANGSDSNARVVAPTYTTMSNAYLQHTNNNNKIGLIETNLDTHETVISGKTRSLVDIVGPQQHQQQYGVVGGGGIGAGGVAKRLNMSAACGGNVDLDDDLDEDDVRVYGHDVGGRGGAVVIKSTTANGSQIASVRRPHKSMEFLLDKENQKNVLLNNNSIPLKNAQTPQSNNNKKLTCTFVYKQSASMGKMDKCKNHKQRNTKTSCKTPATNAATAAITAAKAKSDNEN; this is translated from the exons ATGGAGCATTTGGATTTGGCAGGTGTGATCAATACACCAGTAATGTGGAATATGTCGGCATTCGATCAACAAG ATGCCATTTACTTGTCCAATTCGCGGCAAATGCTCGAGCCAATACTCGAAGAGACGTCGGAGGATGAGGAACACGCGCAAAACAGTTGGAATCAGTACGAGCAGAGCAGAGAACACTTCTGGAGTTCCGCGGAATCGGAAACCGGTTCTGTCATAAGAGTCGAAATTAGCAAAG ATCCCGATTCGATTTCAGAGCGCGATTTCGTCTGCCCTGCCAAACGTGCGCGCCGCTGCGACGATTTCATTATCGGCGGTCAACTATCCTCAGCCGCACAATCGACTGCTCAACAGCCTTCGCAAGTGCAAGCCGCGTCGGGCACCAATGATGATACTGTTCTGCTGCGGCGAACCCAACGCCCAATCGATACCAATGAGGCAAACAGCAATAGCTTAGAACGCTTTCTTGCCTATGAGGCATGCACGCGCGACAGTTGGGGCCAGCAATCGCTGCAGGTACTGCCACAACGCAATAGTACTGGCAGTCGACGCTTCGATGAATACTCCGACTCGGATAGCATTTCTTACCATTCGCTTAGCCGCTCATCCTCACTAATACAGTTCGAGTCTTTGGAGCGACAGCTACAGCTGCAGGAGCAACACGCGAGCATGTCCAGTTTAGGTAACTCATCGCCCTCGTTGCTTAGTTTCGATGACGCACGCAGCACTGGCGCCTTAAATGGTGAGGACGGTGTGCGTAGTGGTGCTAATAGCGGCAGCAATTCGGGTAGTAATAGTCGGCGCGGCTCACAAAGCTCACTGCTAAAGCGCTTTGAGTCGTCGGATGGGCGGCTGCATCAGACATATTTCGATCTGGACAAATTGAGTTTTGATGATGACCAGCGTGTGATTTTTGGTGCTAATAAAGCAAATTTGATGGAAGCGACTGTGGGCGAGGTAAAATCTGATTCGGAGTCATCTACTAGCTCGGATAGTTCTTCAGGCAACAGCATTTTGACCGCATCCAAACCATCGGCCGAAGATTTGACTGACTCGAGTAGCACGGCGTTCACGCGTGCCGGACGCATCATCGCCTTCCAACGTGCAGGCAAGAGTTCGGCGGAAAACCTCTCCGAAGACTCGGGCTACTGTGAGCCGTCGACGTTGCGGCGCACCAAATCGAAAAGCATACCAAACAATTTCGAGAAATTCTGCGAAGAGGAGGAGGAATTCCAGCAGTACGACTACGCGTCGGAAAGGCATGCGGTTGAGGACGTTGACAGTGtgacaaaaacaacacaccaacagcaacaacattccAAAAACATCATCAACAACCATAACCACattaacagcaataacaacaacatacacGGTGATGCCGCGTCCACAAAACATTACGTCGTAGAGCATGATATATGTCAGCCAAAAATAAATGACGCCACATTCGTCGTAGCCACGGACGACGAAACAGCATTGAATGCGCCAACCACGCCGCCGCCACTGCCAACATCTTCACTGCCACCAGCGATCAACCGAGAAGGAGGGGAGCATGCAGAAATGGACGACAGCGAAGGCGATGTCGGCCATGTAGAGGAATGCGACGAGGAGCATGATGTAGATACAGAAGCTTTTGGTTCGCGCCATGTATCGGCGTGTCCACGCTACGAACGCGTTAAAAATAGCCCAACGCGAGAGGCGGCCACTGCCTGTTTGCTGCTCGAACAGCGGCGCTCGTTAGCCCACTCGCCTTCGCCTGTGGCGTCCGATGTCTCTTCATCGTCAGCGTCATCGGCGTCGTCGGGCAGCAGTTGCGGCACAACGCGATCCTCCACCTCGGCATCAACATGCGCCTCTGCCGCCTCATTCACATGGCTACCAACACCGAAACAGTTGCAACTGCAACAACACCAACTACAATTACAATTAGAACGAACGCAACGGCAAACGTCAGCATCCGCCAAGTTAGAGCTATTAGCAGCGCAACAGCGTTCGACTCTCGAGAATTTTTGTGCGAGTCTACGAAACAGTTTGCCAGACATACGCGACGCGTTAGGTACTATAACCTGCAATACTGTTATCGAAACAAATTTTCCCATATTGTCTGAGAAACACAACGGCAGCGACGTGAGCGACGCAAACGGCCACGGACTGGAGCATTTACGGAGTGAAACGAAAACACCAGAACGTGAACGCATAGATACCGAACGGTCAGACGGCAGCACAAGGAGGCCAACGCACAATTTAGACGATTCAGACTTTAGTACAACATCGCCATCGGCCTCAGCATCGGCGCGCGAAAGCCACAGTGACGAAACGGACAACGAGTCTACACCTGAGGCTAGGAAAAGACAGCGCGTCTACAACAACGGTAGTGGTGGTGGTAGTGGTGTGCCTGAAAGTAGCAGTGTTGGTGGCTTTAGTGGTTACGTCAGTAGCGGACGGCGCATTTCGAGTGTGCCAAGTGAACTGAATAAATTAGGACGCAAAAAGCGTGTGAGTACGCGTTATAGACACAGCAAATCGTCACCTGAAGAGGACGCTGCGACCGAGACTAGTCCCAGCAATTCCAGTGCAGACGAAGCAGAGGACGAGGACTTCTTCGACCCCGCAGCATCATTCAAAATACGACGTAGCTGTAGTTGGTCAGAACGACGCGAACGTAATTTGCAGCGCTTCGAGGCGGCGTTTGGCAGTAGAGCGCAACGGGAAGGTAGCAGGTCTTGGGTCACACAGTCGCTGGGCTATATGAATGCCAGCTATCAGGACTTAACACAGTTGGATTATTCGGGCAAACAGCTGGAAGGAGGAATACAGCAACAGTCCAATTTGAAGCGTTGTAGCGATTACGTAGCAAGCGACTGCGACCGCGACACCGGCAGCGACGACATGGACACGCCCAAGAGCACGGCCACCGCTGACTATGAGAATATAATTTGCAAGGGTAATTTCTTGCTCGATGAACTGTCACAAATATACGATCGCAATGCTTCGATTTTGAACGATAAGCCGATCGGCGCCGAAGAGCAATTGCTTTTACCTAAAACAGACGATATCGTGGATCGTCCAAGCTGCAGTCCGCGCGCACCTCCTCGTCAGCGCAAGCACTCCAACTCGAGTTATTCAGATTTGGACAGTGTTGGTGGTAGTGTCGGTTGCGCCGACGAGCAGGTAGTTGGACCGACAGCACAGCATGTGCAATTGACGATACGCAAACCGCCCGCGCGTCAAAAGCACGCTCGCAAATCGGAGGCAACACACAGtttaattagtgacgcgcaacTATTCGCAAGTGAGACGACCACCACAAATACGTCAACTATGGCCCACAGCAAAACTTTCGACCAGGATCCAACCAATTTGCACACCAGTTACACACAAAGTCTAGAGAAGTGCAATTTCGATCCGAAGGAGCTGAGCAACACAGAACTAAACAAGTCGAATTCAATACCAAAGCGACGTTTCCACTCCCAAACGAATACAACGAAGCAGCGCAATATGGTATCCAGCACGCCCAACTTAAATGCCTACGATCCACATGCGGATGAAGTAGAGGACGACATGTACGTGTCCAGCGCGCACACTTCAATGCATCAACTGCCGCAGGCCACAGCACAAAAGCCTCTTGGCATACTGCTGCCCGCAGGATCGCGTACTTCATTCAGCAAAGAGGTCAGTTTCTGTCCGGTCGTATCGCAATACTCTTGGCAGGAGCAATCCTCTGAGGAATACGCTGAGCAACAtcaacatcagcagcagcaaagTGCGAATGCGCCGACAGACGAGCAACAGGAAGATACGGACGATGAGTTGCTGGACAATGCGGACGCCACAGTCATACAGAATACGCGCGTGAACGAAATGATTGCGGCGCGCTATGCAGTTGAACTTAAGAATGCGCTCACAGTGGGCAACGCTAGCAAGAGTGTGGCACAAATAAGAGCGGTGCCTATTGAAAAAGTAAGAGCGTTGATTATCGTCAAAGAGCGCCAAGCCGCCGAAGAGCGCGCGCGAGAACGCGCACGTTTGCAAGAGCGCGAGCAGCTAGAAGAGAGTGCACAACACACAGAGAGTGCGGAAAAAACAATGCACAAAGTCATTGACTACAGCGCTGAAACAAAGGGAGAAGCATTAAAACTCGACTCAAACGCTCCAGCCGACGTTGCTGCTACTGCTACTGCTGTTGGCTACAACGAAACAGTGGACGCTGAAACAGTGAATGTTAGTCACAAATCGACGATTATTGATGCAACAACTAATTTTATAAAAGCGGAGCAAACGACGGTCGTGGAAGAAGAAGCAAACAACGAAATCAACAACGACGCGCAAACCAATCGGAATAGTAGTTTTAGCGGTGCGAGCTGGAGTGGTGCTAGTTTTAATGATAACGCCAGCAATAGTAATAGCGCCGCCAGTGGTAAAGAACAAACGCGTCCGCTCAGCATACACCTGCCGATACTGAGTGAGCCGCCCACAAATCGCGCGCATCATATTTTATACGCGTCTCAGCAACTGCTCGACAATTTCGAGCGCCGTGAAAGTGAGCAATATTACAATCAAAATAACGTTAATAAGTGTGAAAGTGCTTTAGGGGGTAGTGAGGGCGTGGCCGATAGGCGTACCAAAAGTGTTGGCAATTTGAGTGTTGCACAAACAACGCGTTACAGAATGTCTAACGCAACAGTGGGTATGGGTGGCCAAagcggcagcggcagcggcaCTGCGGCGGCAAACAATAACAATGATTTACTAAATAAGAAGTTCAAGGACGAAAAACATCCCAGCTCGAAGGGCTTTCTGTCGCGTTTCGCGCATGGCTTACGCTTCTCATTGAGgcgtaaaaacaaaaagcaattgcaacagcagcagcagcaacaacaacaacagcatgaaCAGCAGGTCAGTGATCAGAATGGCATGACGGCAGCAGCGGATAAATCTACAATGCGTAAAAGTTTCGGTAAGTCAGCAACATTGCCtcaactaaaacaacaacaacaacaacggcaagCATCTGTACAACAGTTGTCCACTACGCCAAATAAAGCTAAACGTACTTCCGCTCAGAGCGGAGCAGATTATATTTACATACCGTTAAAAGGTCCTATACCACCAGCAGGTACacaaccaccaccaccatcagCAACGGTTTCCGCGAATGGCGGTAATTCCGCTACACTACCAGCCAACTTCAGTCCAGCTGATGCACAAATTGGCGCCAAAGGCCAACAAACGGCGACTccaaataataacaacagcgccaccaacaccaacaccaacagcTCCGCTATCAACTCGAACAGAAGCGGCAGCGACAAAAGTGATATGCGTGCCATCACAGACAAAAACGGTGAACCGCTCGTTACCGGCAAACCGCCGAAGCCCTATCGCTACGGCACAATACCGTCCACCACCTCCAGCACAACGattattactaaatattttgGTAGTGGCCGGCGACAGGGCGGTGGCGGTGTACCGGCACATGCGCACAAGGACGGTAATGGCAAGGCAAATGCAACCAACTTCAAGTCGCGTAGTCAATTCTACACTGATTTCCTCGATGCCGAACGGTCGTACTACGATGACGAAGAAATCGAAAAACAGTTAGATGCGGGCTTGCAAGCGAACGATAACGCCGTCACAACAACGCCCAACGACGCGCCCGCTAACGCGAATGACTCGAACGTATCGGAAATagcgctacaacaacagcaaacgctAAATCAAGAAAACTTACGCGAAACAGATAATTCGAGTGAATCAGCGAGCGTCATAGTGGAATACGAAACTCCTTCACGGGCACAACAATCGGCTCAAGTCGCTTATTCCTTGCCGGGTGTTACACGCGAAACAGTTATGTTGTTAACCACCGGCACAACCGGTTCCGGTGTGACGGTCGGCGCTAATGGCAGCGATAGTAACGCGCGCGTTGTCGCCCCCACCTACACAACCATGTCGAATGCGTATTTGCAACAtaccaataataacaacaaaatcggCTTAATCGAAACAAATTTGGATACGCATGAAACGGTTATATCGGGCAAAACGCGTTCGCTGGTGGACATCGTCGGTCCacagcagcatcaacaacaATACGGTGTTGTTGGTGGCGGCGGTATCGGTGCGGGTGGCGTTGCAAAGCGGTTGAATATGAGCGCGGCTTGTGGTGGCAATGTAGATTTGGACGACGATTTGGATGAGGATGATGTGCGTGTTTATGGTCACGATGTTGGTGGTAGGGGTGGTGCTGTTGTCATCAAATCAACAACCGCGAATGGCAGTCAAATTGCATCGGTGCGACGTCCGCACAAAAGCATGGAATTCCTGTTGGACAAGGAGAATCAGAAGAATGTTTTG CTCAATAACAACTCCATACCGTTAAAAAATGCGCAAACACCacaaagcaataacaataaaaaactgaCGTGCACATTTGTTTATAAACAAAGTGCGTCGATGGGGAAAATGGACAAGTGTAAAAACCACAAACaacgaaacacaaaaaccagcTGTAAAACACCCGCAACAAATGCTGCAACAGCAGCAATAACAGCAGCAAAAGCAAAATCtgataatgaaaattaa